One window of the Niallia circulans genome contains the following:
- a CDS encoding electron transfer flavoprotein subunit beta/FixA family protein translates to MSNKALQIVVLLSRTVSPEASLVLEAEQPLVEEKEFIINPPDAISLEEALQLKEKYGGRITVLMVSKKEGEKQLRTALAMGADQAVLIESNPNEDHPAHIAKKIQEYLQNIDYDVLLAGDFSTDGATSQVGPRVAALLDIPYFVKAIRIEQEEKHARIIRNADGDIETYRVPFPFLATIPQSLHVPRLPSLAGIMKAKKKPFRIIQLKDSRAKKTLNHYSYPQLNRKQIMLQGEIKDQVASLSKLLKS, encoded by the coding sequence ATGAGTAATAAAGCATTGCAGATTGTGGTTTTATTATCGAGAACCGTTTCTCCTGAAGCTTCCCTCGTACTTGAAGCAGAACAACCATTGGTAGAAGAAAAAGAGTTTATCATCAATCCGCCAGATGCGATAAGTTTAGAAGAAGCCCTTCAATTAAAAGAAAAATATGGTGGGCGTATAACGGTGCTGATGGTAAGTAAAAAAGAAGGAGAAAAGCAATTGAGAACAGCTTTAGCTATGGGAGCAGATCAAGCTGTTTTAATAGAATCTAATCCTAATGAAGATCATCCAGCTCATATAGCTAAAAAGATACAGGAATATTTGCAGAATATAGACTACGATGTTCTATTAGCAGGAGATTTTTCTACAGATGGAGCAACAAGTCAAGTAGGTCCTAGGGTTGCTGCTTTATTAGATATTCCCTACTTTGTGAAAGCAATTCGAATCGAACAAGAGGAAAAACATGCAAGAATTATAAGAAATGCAGATGGAGACATCGAAACATATCGAGTTCCGTTTCCTTTTTTAGCTACCATTCCACAAAGTTTACATGTTCCAAGATTGCCATCACTTGCTGGAATCATGAAAGCAAAAAAGAAGCCTTTTCGAATCATCCAGTTAAAGGACAGTCGAGCAAAAAAAACGCTCAACCACTATTCGTATCCACAATTAAATCGTAAACAAATAATGTTGCAAGGGGAAATAAAAGATCAAGTTGCTTCATTATCCAAATTATTAAAGTCATAG
- a CDS encoding YslB family protein: MSDLTSLEEKTQVESDPLTVPAYGYELIREILIPELLGRDTPDLLYWAGKRIARLFPLNTVEEAYAFFQKVGWGNLEVVKQTKNEIIYQLSSELIEKRLKEKGKCTFQLEAGYLAQQYEQTKKVIAEAFEDPKRKEKKVTITVRWDSKDPVEG; encoded by the coding sequence TTGAGTGATTTAACATCCTTAGAAGAAAAAACACAGGTGGAGTCAGATCCCCTTACTGTTCCCGCGTATGGATATGAATTAATTCGAGAGATACTTATCCCCGAATTATTAGGTCGGGACACGCCTGATCTGTTATATTGGGCCGGTAAACGTATTGCCCGATTATTTCCTTTAAATACTGTAGAAGAAGCGTATGCTTTTTTTCAAAAGGTCGGATGGGGAAATTTAGAAGTTGTTAAACAAACAAAAAATGAAATTATCTATCAATTATCCAGCGAGCTGATTGAAAAAAGATTAAAGGAAAAAGGGAAATGCACCTTTCAATTAGAAGCAGGTTATTTAGCTCAACAATACGAACAGACAAAAAAAGTTATTGCAGAAGCCTTTGAAGACCCAAAAAGAAAAGAAAAAAAAGTAACCATAACGGTTCGCTGGGATAGTAAAGATCCTGTAGAAGGATAA
- a CDS encoding long-chain-fatty-acid--CoA ligase: protein METEKRWLKLYPEQIAKNVYYRADTLPQLLKYAANEYPKHKAIHFMGKEMTFKTLYKKTLQFAAYLQHLGVKKGDRVAVMLPNIPQTVISFYAILQAGAIAVPVNPLYQEREIEFIMKDSGAKVIITLDMLYNRVERVMKQTDLEQIIVTSIKDYLPFPKNIVYPFIQAKEQGKPPTISSSNSTHLFIQTLKSKESVLKEVPINFEEDIAILQYTGGTTGFPKGVILTHQNLVANTSMCRQWLYKMEKGKEKMLAVMPLFHVYGLMTVLVLSVMEVYKMILVPKFDASGLLKTIHKQKPTVFPGAPTIYIGLMNHPDISQYDLSSIKGAISGSAPLPVEVIEKFEEKTGGKIVEGYGLTETSPVTHVNFLWDNEIVKGSIGVPWPGTDAAIFSLESGEILPVGEVGELAIKGPQVMKGYWNNEEETNKVLKDGWLLTGDIAYMDEKGYFYIVDRKKDIIIAGGFNIYPREIEEVLYEHPAVMEASVVGVKDSYRGETVKAFIVLREGMTVTEEELNQFMRRKLASFKVPRIYEFREELPKTAVGKVLRRQLKKESEEENE, encoded by the coding sequence TTGGAAACAGAGAAAAGATGGTTAAAACTTTATCCTGAACAAATTGCCAAAAATGTTTATTATCGTGCAGATACTCTCCCACAATTATTAAAATACGCGGCAAATGAGTATCCAAAACATAAAGCTATTCATTTTATGGGAAAAGAAATGACGTTTAAAACACTTTATAAGAAAACATTGCAATTTGCAGCTTATTTACAGCACTTAGGTGTAAAAAAAGGGGACAGGGTTGCAGTAATGCTGCCGAATATTCCACAAACAGTTATTAGTTTCTATGCAATCTTGCAGGCGGGAGCTATCGCTGTACCAGTAAATCCGCTTTATCAAGAGCGAGAAATAGAATTTATTATGAAAGATTCAGGGGCGAAAGTAATTATAACATTAGATATGCTCTACAATAGAGTGGAAAGAGTAATGAAGCAAACAGATCTTGAACAAATTATTGTTACATCTATTAAAGATTATCTCCCATTTCCCAAAAATATTGTCTATCCATTCATTCAAGCGAAAGAGCAAGGAAAACCTCCAACAATTTCATCATCAAACTCTACTCATCTATTTATCCAAACATTAAAGTCCAAAGAATCAGTACTAAAGGAAGTACCGATAAATTTTGAAGAAGATATAGCGATTCTACAATACACTGGCGGAACGACAGGTTTTCCAAAGGGAGTTATTCTCACCCATCAAAATTTAGTAGCCAATACTTCTATGTGCAGACAATGGCTATATAAGATGGAAAAGGGAAAAGAAAAAATGCTTGCCGTCATGCCATTATTCCATGTGTATGGGCTTATGACAGTTCTTGTATTATCAGTAATGGAAGTATATAAAATGATTCTTGTTCCGAAATTTGATGCGAGTGGTTTGTTAAAAACAATCCATAAACAAAAGCCAACTGTCTTTCCAGGAGCACCTACTATCTACATTGGTTTAATGAATCATCCAGACATAAGCCAATACGATCTTTCCTCGATTAAAGGAGCGATTAGTGGTTCTGCTCCATTACCAGTTGAGGTTATTGAGAAATTTGAGGAGAAGACAGGCGGGAAAATAGTAGAGGGCTATGGATTAACGGAAACTTCTCCTGTTACCCACGTGAATTTTCTTTGGGACAATGAAATTGTAAAAGGAAGTATTGGTGTTCCTTGGCCAGGGACTGATGCAGCTATTTTTTCATTAGAGTCAGGTGAAATATTGCCAGTGGGAGAAGTTGGTGAGCTTGCAATTAAGGGGCCGCAAGTAATGAAAGGATATTGGAACAATGAAGAAGAAACCAATAAGGTTTTAAAAGATGGCTGGTTACTAACTGGTGATATCGCATATATGGATGAGAAAGGGTATTTTTATATCGTCGATCGGAAAAAGGACATTATCATTGCAGGCGGCTTTAATATCTATCCTCGTGAAATTGAAGAAGTTTTGTATGAGCACCCAGCTGTTATGGAAGCATCAGTTGTGGGAGTGAAGGATTCTTATAGGGGAGAGACAGTGAAAGCATTTATTGTATTGCGCGAAGGAATGACGGTTACAGAAGAAGAACTGAATCAGTTTATGCGTAGGAAATTGGCATCTTTTAAAGTACCTCGTATTTATGAATTTAGAGAAGAACTTCCGAAAACGGCAGTAGGAAAAGTATTAAGAAGACAATTGAAGAAAGAAAGTGAAGAAGAAAATGAGTAA
- a CDS encoding aspartate kinase, protein MGLVVQKFGGTSVGSAERILHVAERVIEERNRGNDVVVVVSAMGKTTDSLVTLASEINPKPSKREMDVLLSTGEQITISLLSMALQAKGVDAISYTGWQAGIETENVHGNARIVNIQTEKVQEQIQQGRVVVVAGFQGVTDTGDITTLGRGGSDTTAVAIAAALKADKCDIYTDVTGVFTTDPRFVQSARKLLAISYDEMLELANLGAGVLHPRAVEYAKNYQVPLVVRSSMEQEEGTIIEEEVSMEQNLVVRGVAFEDNITSVTVFGLRNPLTSLSTIFTTLASHHINVDIIIQSLTNDQLTNLSFSIKDSDLEETLNVLEENKAELGYDKVTSEQGLAKVSIVGSGMISNPGVAADMFKVLSQEKIIIKMVSTSEIKVSTVIEKEKMVKAVEILHDAFELSKLPVHA, encoded by the coding sequence GTGGGATTAGTTGTACAAAAATTTGGTGGTACTTCCGTAGGCAGTGCAGAAAGAATTCTTCATGTAGCAGAAAGAGTAATCGAAGAAAGAAATCGTGGCAATGATGTAGTCGTCGTCGTATCCGCTATGGGGAAAACAACCGATTCGCTTGTAACGCTTGCAAGTGAAATAAATCCAAAGCCATCTAAACGAGAAATGGATGTCTTACTATCCACAGGAGAGCAAATTACCATCAGCTTACTATCTATGGCTTTACAGGCGAAAGGAGTAGATGCCATTTCCTATACTGGTTGGCAAGCAGGAATAGAAACAGAGAATGTTCATGGGAATGCGCGAATAGTAAATATACAAACAGAAAAAGTACAAGAACAGATACAACAAGGAAGAGTAGTAGTAGTAGCTGGATTTCAAGGAGTAACTGACACGGGAGATATAACAACACTTGGACGTGGTGGATCTGATACAACGGCGGTTGCGATTGCAGCAGCTTTAAAAGCGGATAAATGTGATATTTACACAGATGTAACAGGCGTATTTACAACCGACCCACGTTTTGTGCAAAGCGCACGAAAACTATTAGCTATTTCTTATGATGAAATGCTGGAATTAGCTAATTTAGGGGCAGGAGTCCTGCATCCAAGAGCAGTAGAATATGCAAAAAACTATCAAGTACCATTAGTGGTTCGCTCAAGTATGGAACAAGAAGAAGGAACAATCATCGAGGAGGAAGTTTCCATGGAACAAAATTTAGTTGTACGCGGAGTGGCATTTGAGGACAATATTACGAGTGTGACGGTATTTGGATTAAGAAATCCCTTAACAAGTCTCTCTACTATTTTTACCACCCTTGCGTCCCATCATATAAATGTCGATATTATTATTCAAAGCTTAACAAATGACCAGCTGACAAATTTGTCTTTTTCGATAAAAGATAGTGACTTAGAAGAAACATTGAATGTGCTAGAAGAAAATAAGGCGGAATTAGGATACGATAAAGTAACTTCTGAACAAGGATTGGCAAAAGTATCGATAGTCGGTTCTGGAATGATTTCTAATCCGGGAGTTGCAGCAGATATGTTTAAAGTATTATCACAAGAAAAAATTATTATTAAAATGGTTAGCACATCCGAAATTAAAGTATCAACGGTAATTGAGAAAGAGAAGATGGTAAAAGCAGTAGAAATTCTTCACGATGCATTTGAATTAAGTAAACTACCTGTGCATGCATAA
- a CDS encoding endonuclease MutS2, whose product MQERVFKTLEFDKIKDQLIEHASSSLGRYKVEELVPSTDYNEVVRWQEETDEAAKVYRMRGSIPLDGIYDIRAHVKRSSIGGMLSPSELNQIASTVHASRQMKRFIEEFHEEEPIPILFTLTDSIMVLAEVEEEIKMAIDEQGAVMDSASDALRTLRNQLRRNESKVREKLESMIRSSSAQKMLSDSIITIRNDRYVIPVKQEYRGNYGGIVHDQSASGQTLFIEPQSVVTLNNELQAIRVKEQQEIDRILTQLTALVAQYEEELLHIVTVLAEIDFMFAKAKYAHRLKASKPKINNEGKIVLHKAKHPLIPPEVVVANDIILGDSYTSIVITGPNTGGKTVTLKTVGLCTLMAQAGLQIPVLDGSEMGVFKSVYADIGDEQSIEQSLSTFSSHMVNIVSILEKVDHKSLVLFDELGAGTDPQEGAALAISILDEVNKRGARVIATTHYPELKAYGYNREGVVNASVEFDIETLSPTYRLLIGVPGRSNAFEISKRLGLKEDVINTARSHVSEDSNKIENMIASLENSRKQAEREHEEAKDLLKQAEMLHRDLQKQVMEYYEKKETLQEKAKREAKEIIENAKKEAEAVIGDLRKMQLEKRAEVKEHELIDARKRLDDATPQIERQKQPAASKTNHVYQPGDEVKVLTFNQKGQLLEKVSDKEWQVQIGIMKMKVKEKDLEFIKAPKVVETKPLTTIKGKDYHVSLELDLRGERFENALARVEKYIDDSLLAGYPRVSIIHGKGTGALRSGVQEYLKNHRAVKRIRFGEAGEGGSGVTVVEFK is encoded by the coding sequence ATGCAGGAAAGAGTATTTAAAACGTTAGAATTTGATAAAATTAAAGATCAATTAATCGAACATGCATCTTCTTCATTGGGAAGATATAAAGTGGAGGAATTAGTTCCATCTACTGATTATAATGAAGTTGTAAGATGGCAAGAGGAAACAGATGAAGCTGCTAAGGTATATCGCATGCGTGGATCCATCCCTCTTGATGGAATCTATGATATCCGCGCCCATGTGAAAAGATCTTCTATTGGCGGTATGCTTAGCCCATCTGAATTAAATCAGATTGCAAGTACTGTTCATGCTAGTAGACAAATGAAACGATTTATTGAAGAATTTCATGAAGAAGAGCCTATTCCGATACTGTTTACTTTAACAGACAGTATCATGGTGCTTGCTGAAGTAGAAGAAGAAATTAAGATGGCTATTGATGAACAAGGTGCAGTGATGGATAGTGCAAGTGATGCTCTTAGAACGTTAAGAAATCAGCTGCGTAGAAATGAATCAAAAGTACGAGAGAAACTAGAAAGTATGATTCGTTCCTCAAGTGCCCAAAAAATGCTGTCTGACAGTATTATTACAATTAGAAATGATCGGTATGTTATCCCGGTTAAGCAAGAATATCGAGGCAATTATGGGGGGATTGTTCATGACCAAAGTGCCTCTGGGCAAACCCTGTTTATTGAACCACAGTCTGTAGTGACACTAAATAATGAACTTCAAGCTATTCGGGTCAAAGAACAACAAGAAATTGATCGTATCTTAACGCAATTAACTGCACTTGTAGCACAATATGAAGAAGAGCTATTGCATATTGTCACTGTATTAGCAGAAATTGATTTTATGTTTGCAAAAGCAAAATATGCTCACCGCTTAAAAGCATCCAAACCAAAAATTAATAATGAAGGAAAGATTGTTCTTCATAAGGCGAAGCATCCACTTATACCGCCAGAGGTTGTGGTAGCGAATGATATTATTCTTGGGGATTCCTATACATCTATTGTTATTACCGGACCAAATACGGGCGGTAAAACAGTAACTTTAAAAACAGTAGGTCTATGTACTTTAATGGCACAGGCAGGCCTGCAAATACCAGTATTAGACGGTTCAGAAATGGGCGTTTTTAAATCTGTATACGCAGATATAGGGGATGAACAGTCTATTGAACAGTCTTTAAGTACGTTCTCTTCCCATATGGTTAATATTGTTAGTATTCTTGAAAAAGTGGATCATAAAAGTCTTGTTTTATTTGATGAATTAGGAGCTGGTACAGATCCTCAAGAAGGAGCAGCTCTAGCTATTTCAATTCTCGATGAAGTAAATAAACGCGGGGCAAGAGTTATTGCAACTACTCATTATCCGGAGTTAAAGGCTTATGGATATAATCGCGAAGGCGTTGTAAATGCAAGTGTGGAATTTGATATTGAAACATTAAGTCCAACCTATCGATTACTCATTGGAGTCCCGGGAAGAAGTAATGCCTTTGAAATTAGTAAGCGCTTGGGTTTAAAGGAAGATGTGATTAATACAGCTCGGTCACATGTAAGCGAGGATAGTAATAAAATCGAGAATATGATTGCCTCTCTGGAGAATAGTCGTAAGCAAGCAGAAAGAGAGCATGAAGAAGCGAAAGATCTATTAAAACAAGCGGAAATGCTTCATCGTGATTTACAGAAACAAGTAATGGAATATTACGAGAAGAAAGAAACACTGCAAGAAAAAGCAAAAAGAGAAGCGAAAGAAATTATCGAAAATGCTAAAAAAGAAGCCGAAGCGGTTATTGGCGATTTACGAAAAATGCAGCTCGAAAAACGAGCAGAAGTAAAAGAACATGAACTAATTGATGCAAGAAAACGTTTAGATGATGCAACACCACAAATAGAAAGACAAAAACAACCAGCTGCATCGAAGACGAACCATGTTTATCAGCCTGGCGATGAAGTGAAGGTTCTAACCTTTAATCAAAAAGGCCAATTACTAGAAAAAGTTTCCGACAAAGAATGGCAAGTCCAAATTGGTATTATGAAAATGAAGGTCAAAGAAAAAGATCTTGAATTCATCAAAGCGCCTAAGGTAGTAGAAACAAAACCACTAACTACGATAAAAGGAAAAGACTATCACGTTAGCTTGGAGTTAGACCTACGTGGCGAAAGATTTGAAAATGCTCTTGCTCGAGTAGAAAAGTATATAGATGATAGCTTGCTTGCTGGCTATCCGCGAGTCTCCATTATTCATGGGAAAGGAACAGGAGCCCTCCGTTCAGGTGTTCAAGAGTATTTGAAAAATCATCGCGCAGTAAAAAGGATTCGTTTTGGCGAAGCAGGAGAAGGCGGCAGCGGCGTAACGGTTGTCGAATTTAAATAA
- a CDS encoding electron transfer flavoprotein subunit alpha/FixB family protein encodes MKGKIVVLGEHQEGKLASITLECISAAKELQTEAETILLLMGEDMRKNASEWDETDVDQIIIVEHPLLARFSNESYIKALLSVWEQLEPSILLCGHNDIGRSIFPYLSEKWNLSLFSNIESFVFHDNKLSITRSAYSGKLTERTEVEDSSFLMTIKPKKWMTLPKKEKTKPNVRSLKVNIDKPVATLIGLEQKREKAAGLVDAKIIVGAGRGIQNEEGFALVKKLADTLGGTVGVSRGAVELGVCDASIQLGQTGKTVAPDIYIACGISGAIQHLVGVTSAKTIIAINKDPNAPIFEVADYGIVGDIFEIIPSLLKEWE; translated from the coding sequence ATGAAGGGAAAAATCGTTGTGTTGGGAGAACATCAAGAAGGAAAACTTGCCTCCATTACCCTTGAATGTATTTCAGCAGCAAAGGAATTACAAACGGAGGCAGAAACGATTCTCTTGCTAATGGGAGAGGATATGAGAAAGAACGCATCTGAATGGGATGAAACGGATGTCGATCAAATCATTATCGTGGAACATCCTTTGTTAGCTAGATTTTCGAATGAATCATATATAAAAGCCCTCTTATCTGTTTGGGAACAACTTGAACCCTCTATTCTTTTATGTGGACATAATGATATCGGCAGATCCATCTTCCCGTATTTAAGTGAGAAATGGAATCTATCCTTATTTTCAAATATAGAGAGTTTTGTCTTTCATGATAATAAACTGTCTATAACTCGGTCTGCTTATTCTGGAAAATTAACGGAACGGACAGAAGTTGAAGATTCTTCTTTTCTTATGACAATAAAGCCCAAAAAATGGATGACTCTCCCAAAGAAAGAGAAAACAAAACCGAATGTTCGTTCTTTGAAAGTAAATATCGATAAGCCAGTAGCTACTTTAATTGGACTCGAACAAAAAAGAGAAAAGGCAGCTGGCTTAGTAGATGCAAAAATTATTGTTGGCGCTGGAAGAGGCATTCAAAACGAAGAGGGATTTGCACTAGTGAAGAAATTAGCTGACACTCTTGGCGGAACAGTTGGTGTTTCCAGAGGTGCAGTAGAATTAGGAGTATGTGATGCTTCTATTCAGCTTGGTCAGACAGGAAAAACCGTGGCTCCAGATATATATATCGCCTGCGGAATATCAGGGGCTATTCAACATCTTGTTGGCGTAACATCTGCTAAAACCATTATCGCTATTAATAAAGATCCAAATGCTCCCATTTTTGAAGTAGCTGATTATGGGATTGTAGGAGATATTTTTGAAATAATACCTTCTTTATTAAAAGAATGGGAATGA
- a CDS encoding succinate dehydrogenase cytochrome b558 subunit has translation MAANREFLFRRLHSLLGVIPVGVFLIQHLVVNHFATRGPEAFNKAAGFMEHLPFRYFLEIFVIFLPILYHAIYGIYIAFTAKNNTKNYSFFRNWMFYIQRVTGIFTLIFIVWHVWETRVAAQLGQEVNYDMMSENLANPGMLAFYLVGVISTIFHFSNGLWSFCVSWGITVSPKSQRINTYVTLGIFVALSIVGVRAILAFV, from the coding sequence ATGGCAGCAAATCGAGAGTTTTTATTCAGAAGGCTTCACTCGTTATTAGGAGTGATTCCAGTAGGTGTATTTTTAATCCAACATTTAGTTGTCAATCACTTTGCAACTAGAGGTCCAGAAGCTTTTAATAAGGCAGCTGGCTTTATGGAGCATTTACCTTTTCGGTATTTTCTCGAAATTTTTGTAATATTTTTACCGATTTTGTATCATGCGATTTATGGAATTTATATTGCGTTTACAGCCAAAAATAATACAAAAAATTATAGTTTTTTTCGAAATTGGATGTTCTATATTCAAAGGGTGACAGGGATCTTTACGTTAATTTTTATCGTATGGCATGTTTGGGAAACAAGAGTAGCAGCTCAATTAGGCCAAGAAGTAAATTATGACATGATGAGTGAAAATTTAGCAAACCCAGGGATGCTTGCATTTTATTTAGTGGGTGTTATCTCCACGATTTTCCACTTCTCTAATGGCTTATGGTCATTCTGTGTAAGCTGGGGAATTACTGTTTCGCCTAAGTCTCAACGAATTAATACATATGTAACGCTAGGAATATTTGTTGCATTATCAATTGTAGGTGTACGAGCAATATTGGCGTTTGTTTAA
- a CDS encoding DUF350 domain-containing protein, translating to MAQFWENEYVKTAGDYSVVILSLVVFLAIFELVTKYNNWDEIKNGNLAVAMATGGKIFGIANIFSHSIMQNDSLLKMIIWGVYGFVLLLIGYFIFEFLTPKFNIDDEIKNDNRAVGFISMIISVGLSFVIGAGIS from the coding sequence ATGGCACAATTTTGGGAAAATGAATATGTAAAAACGGCCGGCGATTATAGTGTTGTTATTCTAAGCCTTGTTGTATTTTTAGCTATATTTGAACTTGTAACAAAATATAATAATTGGGATGAAATAAAAAATGGGAATCTAGCAGTTGCGATGGCGACAGGCGGAAAAATCTTTGGAATAGCGAATATTTTCAGCCATTCAATTATGCAAAATGATTCTTTACTGAAAATGATTATCTGGGGTGTATATGGTTTTGTCCTATTGTTAATTGGTTATTTCATCTTTGAATTTTTAACCCCTAAATTTAATATTGACGATGAAATAAAAAATGATAATCGAGCAGTCGGCTTTATTTCTATGATTATTTCTGTTGGTTTATCTTTTGTAATTGGTGCAGGTATCTCTTAA
- the trxA gene encoding thioredoxin — protein sequence MAITHATDQTFQEETGSGVVLVDFWAPWCGPCKMIAPVLEELDGEMGDSVKIVKVDVDENQGSASKFGVMSIPTLLVLKDGEVVDKVVGFQPKEALSELLAKHV from the coding sequence ATGGCCATTACACATGCAACAGATCAAACATTCCAAGAAGAAACAGGTTCAGGTGTAGTATTAGTAGATTTCTGGGCACCATGGTGCGGACCTTGTAAAATGATCGCTCCAGTTCTTGAAGAACTTGATGGCGAAATGGGAGATAGTGTAAAAATCGTTAAAGTAGATGTAGATGAAAACCAAGGATCAGCATCTAAATTTGGCGTAATGAGCATCCCAACTTTACTTGTTCTTAAAGACGGTGAAGTAGTAGATAAAGTAGTTGGATTCCAACCAAAAGAAGCTCTTTCTGAACTATTAGCTAAACATGTTTAA
- the uvrC gene encoding excinuclease ABC subunit UvrC, with amino-acid sequence MNDIIKNKLMILPDQPGCYLMKDRQGTIIYVGKAKVLKNRVRSYFTGSHDGKTLRLVNEIEDFEYIITSSNIEALILEINLIKKHDPKYNIMLKDDKSYPFIKLTAERHPRLITTRNVKKDKGKYFGPYPNVQAANETKKLLDRIYPLRKCNVLPDRVCLYYHLGQCLAPCVNEVTEQEYKKMTDDIIKFLNGGYKDIKKELSEKMMAASEELDFERAKEYRDQIAHIEATMEKQKMMMTDLVDRDIFGYSYDKGWMCVQVFFVRQGKLIERDVSTFPIYQEPEEEMLTYLGQFYEKANHFKPKEIYLPDEIQGDIVEELLNVKVIKPQRGQKKELVLLANKNAKNALTEKFALIERDEERTIKAVENLGRQMGIYTPLRIEAFDNSNIQGTNPVSAMIVFIDGKPAKREYRKYKIKSVKGPDDYESMREVVRRRYQRVLKEGLPLPDLLLIDGGKGHLEAVREVLLDELSLDIPVAGLVKDDKHRTSQLLFGNPLEIIPLERNSQEFYLLQRIQDEVHRFAITFHRQLRGKNAFQSLLDDIPGIGEKRRKLLLKTFGSVKKMKEATIEEFVKAGIPANVAEQLLAKLKE; translated from the coding sequence GTGAACGACATCATTAAAAATAAATTAATGATCTTACCTGATCAGCCTGGATGTTATTTGATGAAGGACCGACAAGGTACCATTATTTATGTAGGAAAAGCAAAGGTATTAAAAAATCGAGTTCGTTCCTACTTTACAGGCTCTCATGATGGCAAGACATTAAGACTAGTCAATGAAATTGAAGATTTTGAATACATCATAACCTCTTCCAATATTGAAGCATTAATATTAGAAATAAATTTAATTAAGAAGCATGATCCAAAATATAATATTATGCTGAAGGATGATAAAAGCTATCCATTTATTAAATTGACGGCTGAAAGGCATCCAAGGCTGATTACAACTCGAAATGTAAAGAAAGACAAGGGCAAGTACTTTGGCCCATATCCAAACGTCCAAGCAGCAAATGAAACAAAAAAACTGCTTGATCGCATTTATCCTTTACGTAAGTGCAATGTGCTGCCAGATAGAGTTTGTTTATATTATCATTTAGGACAATGTTTAGCTCCTTGTGTAAATGAGGTTACCGAACAAGAATATAAGAAGATGACAGATGATATCATCAAGTTCTTAAATGGTGGATATAAAGATATTAAAAAAGAACTATCTGAAAAAATGATGGCAGCATCAGAAGAATTAGACTTTGAACGCGCTAAGGAATACCGTGACCAAATCGCTCATATCGAAGCAACAATGGAAAAGCAAAAAATGATGATGACGGATTTAGTAGACAGAGATATTTTTGGCTATTCCTATGATAAAGGCTGGATGTGTGTTCAAGTATTTTTTGTTCGTCAAGGAAAGTTAATTGAACGCGATGTTAGTACGTTTCCTATTTATCAAGAGCCTGAAGAGGAAATGCTAACATATCTAGGGCAGTTTTATGAGAAAGCCAATCATTTTAAACCAAAGGAAATTTATCTTCCAGACGAGATCCAAGGAGATATTGTCGAAGAATTATTAAATGTAAAAGTGATAAAGCCGCAGAGAGGGCAAAAAAAGGAACTTGTATTATTAGCTAATAAAAATGCGAAGAACGCTTTAACAGAAAAGTTTGCATTAATCGAACGTGATGAGGAGCGTACGATAAAAGCAGTGGAAAACCTAGGCAGACAAATGGGGATTTACACACCACTGCGGATTGAAGCATTTGATAACAGTAATATTCAAGGGACGAATCCAGTTTCAGCGATGATTGTCTTTATCGATGGAAAACCAGCGAAACGAGAATACCGCAAGTATAAGATCAAATCGGTAAAAGGACCAGATGATTATGAATCCATGCGGGAAGTAGTTCGAAGAAGATACCAGCGTGTTTTAAAAGAAGGGCTGCCGCTTCCAGATTTACTATTAATTGATGGTGGAAAAGGGCATCTTGAAGCAGTTAGAGAGGTTCTACTCGATGAATTAAGCTTAGATATTCCAGTTGCTGGTTTAGTAAAGGATGATAAGCACCGCACTTCTCAACTGCTATTCGGAAATCCATTGGAGATTATCCCGCTTGAGCGAAATAGTCAGGAATTCTATTTATTACAAAGAATCCAAGATGAAGTTCACCGCTTTGCCATTACGTTCCATCGTCAATTAAGAGGGAAGAATGCTTTTCAGTCTTTATTGGATGACATTCCTGGGATTGGAGAAAAGCGCAGAAAATTACTTTTAAAAACCTTTGGATCTGTGAAGAAAATGAAAGAAGCTACGATCGAAGAATTTGTGAAAGCAGGTATTCCCGCAAATGTGGCTGAACAATTACTTGCTAAATTAAAGGAATAA